A genome region from Variovorax paradoxus includes the following:
- a CDS encoding SdrD B-like domain-containing protein → MSRTPNLPGASAQREVFSSAAETPLSLASSSSARRPWRQRLRRLALPLAGLLFAAAAHAVPQVSGLVHSPDILPAGGTVTSTVTIAETDSLAIGAPGASFTFTIPANAVYMGTEPVPVGSCTSDVPVGSAGQGTLTCSGITLAANEVRNFKVLLRTTTQGSLTVTAAIAGGSSSETKIITVNQGADVGVTIAAPASAGSGTTVPVVFTLTNNGPDASSGSTLTYPIPTGLALSGAPPAGCSVSGTSLVCNVASIGVNGTRTITVNATVTAGAGSTVTHQPAIVAAGAIGDGVSTNNSATANTTVTAGYVLALAKSHDGGQLLVGQRFNFRLSPSYSGSAPTGVTLSDTLPANFAIQSVPTAPGWTCSVAGQTVSCSRSDIGGTGGANVPLGDILVPVMAMNPGTGIVNTATVSATGPIASSATGSVPADVAVSATDFRADKRRSWPQDNVPLGQAFDYQVGSTNLGSTRLLAGSTIQLVDNLPAGVQINSVTQRDGYTCTVTKGGATVTPTPAVPVPGPATVTCLRTLAADIGVDTSNGSGARNGGYVIVNATIPAATGGQIVNSMCVNVALPVAAPTLGADPDANTGNDCVSLGTGSNDGATAADVKVFKRVVGIGNAPGNRQIAGQDVTWQIEVVNAGPSEAQNVVVTDAFAQVIGAGTVTQTPNGGTFSGTCALPASGAGFGTASLAGCTLSTLPVCRASTDAPSALPLCPVIQVVAKHYGDGASATDHGFQIGNTAHAVAATPADPDLANNDGSTTAYLLARTDVTVTKSASPASVPVGQMLTYTLTAINRNVPQSLSRAYTVKLTDTLPANLMFISATASSGGSCDTKPSTTQATGSGSNNQLQCTWSTLDRNVQQTVTVRVRPLYALNGSSVTNGVHIDTATPELDTTNNDASAPATITAPEYDLVVTKHDDVDPVNVGDDVGYTITVSNNSASTAEDVRLVDLLPLPLATGEAAPTLVSVTEPSGTTFALGNGAAIGSAGGDITFSIPTLGGTGSTSTGEPNTLQFRVVLKGVSRGTFQNRAKVDFVDAARNAYDPNQVNNTVAENTTFRYKADVQVVSKAAVSTGTTTPLATASTTQTFDWLVSLRNNGPDPAETTTFTDTLPAPLVLTGTPVFTVTGGSFTPAAPTCTGAAGGTAVSCAITSMPANGTATVRIPVRFSGAAPANGTVLTNRAHIVTTGSADTNGGTDPDGGNNFNDGQVTVQNSALSGRVYEDLNGSGAIDAGEPGIAGVTMQLSGTDTLGNAVTRTTTTDANGNWSFTVQAGTYSVVEIQPAAYLPGITKAGTVSGAGSTPGTVPPGTSNGPKGSNANRIDNIVLGAGGASIDNNFGEVRAASLAGRVYRDADYNDAASAGDPGIAGVTVTLTGTDMFGNPVSLTTTTAASTGNYAFNNLTPGSYTLTETQPAAFADGRDAAGTEGGTVGNDVVSAIALASGKAGTGYDFGELLTRISVFVFADPNNNATVDAGDAGIPNVELRLTGTDAAGNAVNILAAATGTVGSYEFRNVPPSSAGGYTITETQPAGYAPGKANNNGHPGTPQGGGNVISGVTVSGTTVPLTQGDYLFGELLPGGISGRVYYDRDGNGVQGAPATEQGLAGVTISLTGTDVNNQSVSLTTTTDASGDYSFPTLAPGRYTVTETRPAGYLPGITRAGTVSGTGSAPGTVPTGGSGVASGPNGSTANVIQTIVLGAAGAGSTGNNFSAVKPASLSGYVYADVAPSNGTRDSGEPGIGNTTVRVTGTDFLGNAVTHTVQTAADGRYLLDALTPGIYQIDETQPAGMADGPESLGTVGGAPRGTANPGGTNDRFGGLALVSEDVGIDFNFGERGGQIAGWVYVDTNNDGIRQPTETGIVGVTITLTGRTAGGQAVNATAVTDASGRYVFTGLLPADAAGYTLRETQPATYADGLDAVGTLDGTPSGTLGNDVLSAIAYRGGNGENYNFGERGASLAGTVYNDANRNGTREPQDLPIAGVTITLTGTDAAGQPVTRTAVTDSNGRYELPGLPLPGSGGYTLTETQPAGYDEGIAVPGTLGGTAAGPNQIRVNFTGLDANGTGYDFNEHSNQPASLTGTVWFDQNHNRSRESGEGQGEGWTAELLRCADGGNACPENAATVLYTVATGADGSYRFGDLTPGEYRVRFRSPDGRVVGGVWPTDPTQNGAGGPYPTPAASDPRFTIKVRVNPGANVQKQDLPYDPGGVVYDSVSGTPVPGAVVRLVGPGGFDPAQHLFDGRDSYTTGPNGYYDFFVLPGAPAGEYRLVVTPPGAYLPSSMYPAAAGALATQSCAAPANGPAPAQSNPCVVSPGAALVAGAGYYLVFQMPGGGGMHVVANNIPLDPSDATLIELRKTTSKLTVKKGELLPYRITARNTRGNAVPGVAVVDTLPPGFRYIQGSLTVRTLPGGVALPVVPQISGRQVVVPGQDFAPNETKEYLMVAGVGVGVGEGEFVNQVVALQGVGGRTLSNLATATVRVVPDALFDCTDVIGKVYDDRNANGYQDDGEPGLANVRIATVNGVLATTDAEGRYHIACAAIPKEGTGSNLVLKLDERTLPSGYRTTSENPAAERATRGKVLKINFGATVHRVVRLALQGAAFDDGADTLRAGFAGELDRTVAVLAGKTSVLRLAYKAAPGEPASLGRQRTDAVKAAVLARWKQLGAQRAARNEAPLFNLDIEVELVPAQAASDEVKP, encoded by the coding sequence ATGTCCAGGACTCCAAATCTGCCGGGCGCGTCGGCGCAACGCGAGGTGTTTTCCAGCGCGGCCGAAACGCCGCTTTCGCTTGCATCGTCGTCTTCGGCGCGCCGCCCGTGGCGGCAGCGCCTGCGCCGGCTCGCGCTGCCGCTGGCCGGCCTGCTGTTCGCCGCGGCCGCGCACGCGGTGCCGCAGGTGTCGGGCCTGGTGCACAGCCCCGACATCCTGCCGGCCGGCGGCACGGTGACCAGCACCGTCACCATCGCCGAGACCGACAGCCTCGCGATCGGCGCGCCCGGCGCGTCGTTCACCTTCACGATTCCGGCCAACGCCGTCTACATGGGCACCGAGCCCGTGCCGGTGGGCAGTTGCACGTCCGACGTGCCCGTGGGCAGCGCCGGTCAGGGCACGCTCACCTGCTCGGGCATCACGCTCGCGGCGAACGAGGTGCGCAACTTCAAGGTGCTGCTGCGCACGACCACGCAGGGCAGCTTGACCGTCACGGCGGCGATCGCCGGTGGGAGTTCCAGCGAAACCAAGATCATCACGGTGAACCAGGGCGCCGACGTCGGCGTGACCATCGCCGCTCCGGCCAGCGCGGGCAGCGGCACCACTGTGCCGGTCGTCTTCACGCTCACCAACAACGGCCCCGACGCCAGTTCGGGTTCGACGCTGACCTATCCGATCCCCACCGGCCTCGCGCTTTCCGGCGCTCCGCCTGCCGGGTGTTCCGTGTCCGGCACCTCGCTCGTGTGCAACGTGGCATCGATCGGCGTCAACGGCACGCGCACGATCACCGTCAACGCAACGGTCACGGCCGGCGCGGGCTCCACCGTCACCCATCAGCCGGCCATCGTGGCCGCGGGCGCGATCGGCGACGGCGTCTCCACCAACAACTCGGCCACCGCCAACACCACGGTCACGGCGGGCTACGTGCTCGCGCTCGCCAAGAGCCACGACGGCGGCCAGCTGCTCGTGGGCCAGCGTTTCAACTTCAGGCTGAGCCCGAGCTACAGCGGCAGCGCGCCCACGGGCGTCACGCTGAGCGACACGCTGCCGGCCAATTTCGCGATCCAGTCCGTGCCCACCGCGCCCGGCTGGACCTGCTCGGTCGCCGGCCAGACGGTGAGCTGCTCGCGCAGCGACATCGGCGGCACCGGCGGCGCCAACGTGCCGCTGGGCGACATCTTGGTCCCGGTGATGGCAATGAACCCCGGCACGGGCATCGTCAACACGGCCACAGTGAGCGCCACCGGCCCCATCGCCAGCTCGGCCACCGGCAGCGTGCCGGCCGACGTGGCGGTGTCCGCCACCGACTTCCGCGCCGACAAGCGCCGCAGCTGGCCGCAGGACAACGTGCCGCTGGGCCAGGCCTTTGACTACCAGGTCGGCAGCACCAACCTCGGCAGCACGCGGCTGCTGGCGGGCAGCACCATCCAGCTGGTCGACAACCTGCCGGCCGGCGTTCAGATCAACAGCGTCACGCAGCGCGACGGCTACACCTGCACCGTGACCAAGGGCGGCGCCACCGTCACGCCGACACCGGCAGTCCCGGTGCCCGGCCCCGCGACCGTGACCTGCCTGCGCACGCTCGCCGCCGACATCGGCGTGGACACGTCCAACGGCAGTGGTGCCCGCAACGGCGGCTATGTCATCGTGAATGCCACCATTCCAGCGGCTACGGGCGGCCAGATCGTCAACAGCATGTGCGTGAACGTGGCGCTGCCCGTGGCCGCTCCCACGCTGGGCGCCGATCCCGACGCCAACACCGGCAACGATTGCGTGAGCCTGGGCACCGGCTCCAACGACGGCGCCACCGCCGCCGACGTGAAGGTGTTCAAGCGCGTGGTCGGCATCGGCAACGCGCCGGGCAACCGGCAGATCGCGGGCCAGGACGTCACCTGGCAGATCGAGGTGGTCAACGCCGGCCCCTCCGAGGCGCAGAACGTGGTCGTCACCGACGCCTTCGCCCAGGTGATCGGCGCCGGTACCGTCACGCAGACCCCCAACGGCGGCACTTTCTCCGGCACCTGTGCGCTGCCGGCCAGCGGCGCCGGATTCGGCACCGCCTCGCTCGCGGGCTGCACGCTGTCGACCCTCCCGGTGTGCCGCGCGAGCACCGACGCGCCAAGCGCGCTGCCGCTGTGCCCGGTCATCCAGGTCGTCGCAAAGCACTATGGCGACGGTGCCTCGGCCACCGACCACGGTTTCCAGATCGGCAACACCGCGCATGCCGTGGCCGCCACGCCGGCCGACCCCGACCTGGCCAACAACGACGGCAGCACCACCGCCTACCTGCTGGCGCGCACCGACGTCACGGTCACCAAGTCGGCCAGCCCGGCCTCGGTGCCGGTCGGCCAGATGCTCACCTACACGCTCACGGCCATCAACCGCAACGTGCCGCAGAGCCTGAGCCGCGCCTACACCGTGAAGCTGACCGACACGCTGCCGGCCAACCTGATGTTCATCTCGGCCACCGCGTCGAGCGGCGGTAGCTGCGACACCAAGCCAAGCACCACGCAGGCCACCGGCAGCGGCAGCAACAACCAGCTCCAGTGCACATGGAGCACGCTCGATCGCAATGTGCAGCAGACCGTCACGGTGCGCGTGCGGCCGCTGTACGCGCTCAACGGCAGCTCGGTGACCAATGGCGTGCACATAGACACCGCCACGCCCGAGCTCGACACCACCAACAATGACGCGAGCGCGCCGGCGACGATCACCGCGCCCGAATACGACCTCGTCGTCACCAAACACGACGACGTCGACCCGGTGAACGTGGGCGACGACGTCGGCTACACCATCACCGTGTCGAACAACAGCGCGTCGACGGCGGAAGACGTGCGCCTGGTCGATCTGCTGCCGCTGCCGCTTGCCACCGGCGAAGCCGCACCCACGCTGGTGTCGGTGACCGAGCCCTCGGGCACCACCTTCGCGCTGGGCAACGGCGCCGCGATCGGCTCGGCCGGCGGCGATATCACCTTCTCCATCCCGACGCTGGGCGGCACCGGTTCCACCTCCACCGGCGAGCCCAACACGCTGCAGTTCCGCGTGGTGCTCAAGGGGGTGTCGCGCGGCACCTTCCAGAACAGGGCAAAGGTCGACTTCGTCGACGCCGCGCGCAACGCCTACGACCCCAATCAGGTCAACAACACGGTGGCCGAGAACACCACGTTCCGCTACAAGGCCGACGTGCAGGTGGTCTCCAAGGCCGCCGTGTCGACTGGCACCACCACGCCGCTCGCAACCGCGTCGACGACGCAGACCTTCGACTGGCTCGTGAGCCTGCGCAACAACGGCCCCGACCCGGCCGAGACCACCACCTTCACCGACACGCTGCCCGCACCGCTGGTGCTGACCGGCACGCCGGTGTTCACCGTCACGGGCGGTAGCTTCACCCCCGCCGCGCCCACCTGCACCGGCGCGGCCGGCGGCACCGCCGTGAGTTGCGCCATCACCTCGATGCCCGCCAACGGCACGGCCACCGTGCGCATTCCGGTGCGCTTCAGCGGCGCGGCGCCGGCCAACGGCACCGTGCTCACCAACCGCGCGCACATCGTCACGACCGGCTCGGCCGACACCAACGGCGGCACCGATCCGGACGGCGGCAACAACTTCAACGACGGCCAGGTGACGGTGCAGAACAGCGCGCTGTCGGGCCGCGTGTACGAAGACCTGAACGGCAGCGGCGCGATCGACGCCGGCGAGCCCGGCATCGCCGGCGTCACGATGCAGCTGAGCGGTACCGACACGCTGGGCAATGCCGTCACGCGCACGACCACCACCGACGCCAACGGCAACTGGTCCTTCACCGTGCAGGCCGGCACGTACTCGGTGGTCGAGATCCAGCCGGCCGCCTACCTGCCGGGCATCACCAAGGCCGGCACCGTCAGCGGCGCGGGCAGCACGCCCGGCACCGTGCCCCCCGGCACCTCGAACGGCCCCAAGGGCTCCAACGCCAACCGCATCGACAACATCGTGCTGGGCGCGGGCGGCGCCTCCATCGACAACAACTTCGGCGAAGTGCGCGCCGCGAGCCTGGCCGGCCGCGTCTACCGGGACGCCGACTACAACGACGCCGCCAGCGCGGGCGACCCCGGCATCGCCGGCGTGACCGTCACGCTCACCGGCACCGACATGTTCGGCAACCCGGTGTCGTTGACCACCACGACCGCCGCGTCCACCGGCAACTACGCCTTCAACAACCTCACGCCGGGCAGCTACACGCTGACCGAAACGCAACCCGCGGCCTTTGCCGACGGCCGCGACGCGGCCGGCACCGAGGGCGGCACCGTGGGCAACGACGTGGTGAGCGCCATCGCGCTGGCGTCCGGCAAGGCCGGCACGGGCTACGACTTCGGCGAACTGCTCACCCGCATCTCTGTGTTCGTGTTCGCTGACCCCAACAACAACGCCACGGTCGACGCGGGCGACGCCGGCATCCCGAACGTCGAGCTGCGCCTCACAGGGACCGATGCCGCGGGCAACGCGGTGAACATCCTCGCGGCGGCCACCGGCACGGTGGGCAGCTACGAGTTCCGCAACGTGCCTCCCTCGTCCGCGGGCGGCTACACCATCACCGAGACGCAACCGGCCGGGTACGCGCCCGGCAAGGCCAACAACAACGGCCATCCCGGCACGCCGCAGGGCGGCGGCAACGTCATCAGCGGCGTGACCGTGTCGGGCACCACCGTGCCGCTCACGCAAGGCGACTACCTCTTCGGCGAGTTGCTGCCCGGCGGCATCTCGGGGCGCGTGTACTACGACCGCGACGGCAACGGCGTGCAGGGCGCGCCGGCCACCGAGCAGGGCCTCGCGGGCGTGACGATCTCGCTCACGGGTACCGACGTCAACAACCAGTCCGTGTCGCTCACCACCACCACCGATGCCAGCGGCGACTACAGCTTCCCGACCCTCGCGCCGGGCAGATACACCGTGACCGAGACGCGGCCCGCAGGCTATCTGCCGGGCATCACGCGCGCCGGCACGGTCAGCGGTACCGGCAGCGCGCCGGGCACCGTGCCCACCGGCGGAAGCGGCGTGGCCAGCGGCCCCAACGGCTCGACCGCCAACGTCATCCAGACCATCGTGCTCGGCGCCGCGGGCGCGGGCTCGACAGGCAACAACTTCTCGGCCGTGAAACCGGCCAGCCTCTCGGGCTACGTGTACGCCGACGTGGCGCCGTCCAACGGCACCCGCGACAGCGGCGAGCCCGGCATCGGCAACACCACCGTGCGCGTCACCGGCACCGACTTCCTGGGCAACGCCGTCACGCACACGGTGCAGACCGCTGCCGACGGCCGCTACCTGCTCGACGCGCTGACCCCCGGCATCTACCAGATCGACGAGACCCAGCCGGCCGGCATGGCCGACGGTCCCGAGTCGCTCGGCACCGTGGGCGGCGCGCCGCGCGGCACCGCCAACCCCGGCGGCACCAACGACCGCTTCGGCGGCCTCGCGCTGGTGTCGGAAGACGTGGGCATCGACTTCAACTTCGGTGAACGCGGCGGCCAGATCGCCGGCTGGGTGTATGTCGACACCAACAACGACGGCATCCGCCAGCCCACCGAGACCGGCATCGTGGGCGTGACCATCACGCTCACCGGCCGCACGGCCGGCGGCCAGGCGGTGAACGCCACCGCCGTCACCGACGCCAGCGGCCGCTACGTCTTCACCGGCCTGCTGCCGGCCGACGCCGCGGGCTACACGCTGCGCGAGACGCAGCCCGCCACCTATGCCGACGGCCTCGACGCCGTGGGCACGCTCGACGGCACGCCGAGCGGCACGCTCGGCAACGACGTCCTCAGCGCCATCGCCTACCGCGGCGGCAACGGCGAGAACTACAACTTCGGCGAACGCGGCGCATCGCTGGCGGGCACCGTCTACAACGACGCCAACCGCAACGGCACGCGCGAGCCGCAGGACCTGCCGATCGCGGGCGTGACCATCACGCTGACCGGCACCGACGCGGCGGGCCAGCCGGTGACGCGCACCGCCGTCACCGACAGCAACGGCCGCTACGAGCTGCCCGGCCTGCCGCTGCCCGGCAGCGGCGGCTACACCCTCACCGAGACGCAGCCCGCCGGCTACGACGAAGGCATCGCCGTGCCCGGCACGCTGGGCGGCACCGCGGCCGGCCCGAACCAGATCCGCGTGAACTTCACCGGCCTGGACGCCAACGGCACCGGCTACGACTTCAACGAGCACAGCAACCAGCCCGCGTCGCTCACCGGCACCGTGTGGTTCGACCAGAACCACAACCGCTCGCGCGAATCGGGCGAAGGCCAGGGCGAAGGCTGGACCGCGGAACTGCTGCGCTGCGCCGACGGCGGCAACGCATGCCCGGAAAACGCGGCCACCGTGCTCTACACCGTGGCCACCGGCGCCGACGGCAGCTACCGCTTCGGCGACCTCACGCCCGGCGAATACCGCGTGCGCTTCCGCTCGCCCGACGGGCGCGTGGTGGGCGGCGTGTGGCCGACCGACCCGACGCAGAACGGCGCCGGCGGACCGTACCCCACCCCGGCCGCGAGCGACCCGCGCTTCACCATCAAGGTGCGCGTGAACCCCGGCGCCAACGTGCAGAAGCAGGACCTGCCCTACGACCCGGGCGGCGTGGTGTACGACAGCGTGAGCGGCACGCCCGTGCCCGGCGCCGTGGTGCGCCTGGTGGGGCCGGGCGGCTTCGACCCCGCGCAGCACCTCTTCGACGGGCGCGACAGCTACACCACCGGCCCCAACGGCTACTACGACTTCTTCGTGCTGCCGGGCGCGCCGGCCGGCGAATACCGCCTGGTCGTCACGCCGCCGGGCGCCTACCTGCCGTCGTCCATGTACCCGGCCGCGGCCGGCGCTTTGGCCACGCAGTCGTGCGCGGCACCGGCCAACGGCCCGGCGCCCGCGCAGAGCAACCCCTGCGTGGTGAGCCCCGGCGCGGCCCTGGTGGCGGGCGCCGGCTACTACCTGGTGTTCCAGATGCCGGGCGGCGGCGGCATGCACGTGGTGGCCAACAACATCCCGCTCGACCCCTCGGACGCCACGCTCATCGAGCTGCGCAAGACCACCTCCAAGCTCACCGTGAAGAAGGGCGAGCTGCTGCCGTACCGCATCACGGCGCGCAACACGCGCGGCAATGCCGTGCCGGGCGTGGCCGTGGTCGACACGCTGCCGCCGGGCTTCCGCTACATCCAGGGCTCGCTCACCGTGCGCACGCTGCCCGGCGGCGTGGCGCTGCCGGTGGTGCCGCAGATCAGCGGCCGCCAGGTCGTGGTGCCCGGCCAGGACTTCGCGCCTAACGAGACCAAGGAATACCTGATGGTCGCGGGGGTGGGTGTCGGCGTGGGCGAGGGCGAGTTCGTCAACCAGGTCGTCGCGCTGCAGGGCGTGGGCGGCCGCACTCTGTCGAATCTGGCCACCGCCACCGTTCGCGTGGTGCCGGACGCGCTGTTCGACTGCACCGACGTGATCGGCAAGGTCTACGACGACCGCAACGCCAACGGCTACCAGGACGACGGCGAGCCGGGCCTGGCCAACGTGCGCATCGCCACCGTCAACGGCGTGCTGGCCACCACCGACGCCGAGGGCCGCTACCACATCGCCTGCGCCGCCATCCCGAAGGAAGGCACCGGCAGCAACCTGGTGCTCAAGCTCGACGAGCGCACGCTGCCCTCGGGCTACCGCACCACCAGCGAGAACCCGGCCGCCGAGCGCGCCACGCGCGGCAAGGTGCTGAAGATCAACTTCGGCGCCACCGTGCACCGCGTGGTGCGCCTCGCGCTGCAGGGCGCGGCCTTCGACGACGGCGCCGACACGCTGCGCGCCGGTTTCGCGGGCGAACTCGACCGCACCGTCGCCGTGCTGGCCGGGAAGACCTCGGTGCTGCGCCTGGCCTACAAGGCCGCGCCCGGCGAGCCGGCATCGCTGGGCCGCCAGCGCACCGACGCGGTGAAGGCCGCGGTGCTCGCGCGCTGGAAGCAGCTGGGCGCACAGCGTGCGGCGCGCAACGAAGCGCCGCTGTTCAACCTGGACATCGAGGTCGAACTCGTGCCCGCCCAGGCCGCTTCGGACGAGGTGAAGCCATGA